A portion of the Actomonas aquatica genome contains these proteins:
- a CDS encoding SDR family NAD(P)-dependent oxidoreductase: protein MNLTAKRIILTGGTAGIGRELVDLLAATNELVVIGRDPAKLTELAQRYPTVCPVTCDLSDPTAVSVTADRLAADGDGFDLLLCNAAVQHEPWITAPEFDHGSIMAEVNTNFTSICQLVARLGPELRGRRDAPGAVVLVNSGLALAPKASSAVYCATKAALRSFGRSISYQLAARPVRVQQAYLPLVDTAMTAGRGQGKLSARDAATAILAGIAADKAENYIGQSAALRWLHRLSPAWAYRIMRTR from the coding sequence ATGAACCTTACTGCAAAACGTATTATTCTCACCGGAGGCACCGCCGGAATCGGCCGGGAACTCGTGGACCTACTGGCGGCGACCAACGAACTGGTGGTAATCGGGCGTGACCCGGCGAAGTTGACCGAGTTGGCCCAACGGTATCCGACCGTGTGTCCTGTGACCTGTGATTTGAGCGATCCGACGGCGGTGAGCGTCACGGCGGATCGGTTGGCGGCGGATGGCGACGGTTTTGATCTCCTGCTCTGCAATGCGGCGGTGCAGCACGAGCCGTGGATCACGGCTCCGGAGTTTGATCACGGCAGCATCATGGCCGAGGTGAACACCAACTTTACCTCAATCTGCCAATTGGTCGCGCGGCTCGGGCCAGAGTTGCGCGGTCGTAGGGATGCGCCGGGGGCCGTGGTGTTGGTCAACTCGGGCTTGGCGTTGGCACCGAAGGCGAGCTCGGCGGTGTATTGTGCAACCAAGGCCGCGCTGCGCAGCTTTGGGCGTTCAATCAGCTATCAGCTCGCCGCTCGACCAGTGCGGGTCCAGCAAGCTTACCTTCCGCTGGTCGACACTGCGATGACGGCCGGGCGCGGTCAGGGCAAACTGAGTGCCCGTGATGCGGCGACGGCGATCCTCGCGGGGATCGCGGCCGATAAAGCCGAAAACTACATCGGGCAGTCGGCGGCTCTGCGGTGGCTCCACCGGCTCTCGCCAGCGTGGGCCTACCGCATCATGCGCACGCGGTGA
- a CDS encoding Crp/Fnr family transcriptional regulator yields the protein MTLQALIAEHGTARSLKRGEMLFRQGDASPPCCHLHRGLLKATYLSAVGKEAIKSFFLAPTLVGSLRAAFEDAPAPYSVEALEACDLVELPLSKLRQQAQTDIELANDLIGLLVQLAIKKERREHDFLMLSAVENYRHLQREIPDLLGRVTQNDIARYLGITPVALSRIRGRLARG from the coding sequence ATGACCCTTCAAGCGCTCATCGCCGAGCACGGCACCGCTCGATCGCTCAAACGCGGAGAGATGCTCTTCCGCCAAGGTGACGCCTCGCCCCCGTGCTGTCATCTTCACCGCGGCCTGCTCAAAGCCACCTACCTGTCCGCCGTCGGCAAGGAGGCGATCAAATCCTTCTTCCTCGCTCCGACCCTGGTCGGCAGTCTGCGCGCCGCCTTTGAGGATGCTCCGGCGCCCTACAGCGTCGAAGCCCTCGAAGCCTGTGACTTGGTGGAGCTCCCGCTGTCGAAACTCCGTCAGCAGGCTCAAACCGACATCGAACTGGCCAACGATCTGATCGGTCTGCTCGTCCAACTCGCCATCAAAAAGGAACGCCGCGAACACGACTTTCTGATGCTTTCGGCGGTCGAAAACTACCGCCATCTCCAGCGCGAAATCCCCGACCTGCTCGGACGTGTCACGCAGAATGACATCGCTCGTTACCT
- a CDS encoding serine hydrolase domain-containing protein, which translates to MTRLRLLVFAAATLLATPLFAQDLGPADPASLGFSAERLARLDAVFEDYVADGQLPGAVVLVARHGKIAHLAAYGKSDVEAARPMETDAIFRIASQTKAIVSTGIMLLQEEGKLLVDDDLSKYLPEFAETTVAEKRESDGRVVIVPAKRRITLRDLLTHTSGYGYGWGLASDQWEAAGITGWYFADRNEPIRETVRRMAALPADAHPGEKFVYGYNTDILGAVIEVASGLPLDVFLTQRILEPLGMHDTHFYLPAAKRDRLAAVYSKRGDGALERAPAAGTMESQGHYVTGPRQSFSGGAGLLSTARDYATFLQMLANGGTFKGERILSRKSVELMHVNHLRPGVGFPWGEGLGFGLGFRIVEDLGGSGLPASLGNYGWGGAYHSTYWIDPVEDLVLVYFTQVIPADNLDDHQKLQALVYSALVD; encoded by the coding sequence ATGACCCGCTTACGCCTGCTCGTCTTCGCCGCCGCCACTCTCCTGGCCACCCCGCTCTTTGCTCAGGATCTCGGCCCGGCCGATCCCGCCAGCCTCGGTTTCTCGGCCGAGCGCCTTGCCCGCCTCGATGCGGTCTTTGAGGACTACGTCGCCGACGGCCAACTGCCCGGCGCCGTCGTGCTGGTCGCCCGCCACGGCAAGATCGCCCACCTCGCCGCCTACGGAAAGTCCGACGTCGAAGCGGCCCGCCCCATGGAGACCGACGCCATCTTCCGCATCGCCTCCCAGACCAAGGCCATCGTGAGCACCGGCATCATGCTGCTCCAAGAAGAGGGCAAACTGCTCGTCGACGACGACCTCTCCAAATACCTGCCCGAGTTCGCCGAAACCACCGTGGCCGAAAAACGCGAGTCCGACGGCCGCGTCGTCATCGTGCCCGCCAAACGTCGCATCACCCTGCGCGACCTACTCACCCACACCTCCGGTTACGGTTACGGTTGGGGCCTCGCCAGCGACCAATGGGAGGCCGCCGGCATCACTGGTTGGTATTTCGCCGATCGCAATGAACCTATCCGCGAAACCGTGCGCCGCATGGCCGCCCTCCCCGCCGACGCCCACCCGGGCGAGAAATTTGTCTACGGCTACAATACCGACATCCTCGGCGCCGTGATCGAGGTCGCCTCCGGCCTGCCGCTCGATGTGTTCCTCACCCAACGCATCCTCGAGCCGCTGGGCATGCACGACACCCACTTCTACCTGCCCGCCGCCAAACGCGACCGCCTAGCCGCCGTGTATTCGAAACGTGGTGACGGCGCCCTCGAGCGCGCTCCCGCCGCCGGCACCATGGAAAGCCAAGGCCACTACGTGACCGGCCCGCGCCAGAGCTTTTCCGGCGGCGCCGGCCTGCTCTCCACCGCCCGCGACTACGCCACCTTCCTGCAGATGCTCGCCAACGGTGGCACCTTCAAGGGCGAGCGAATCCTCTCCCGCAAGAGCGTCGAGCTCATGCACGTGAATCACCTCCGCCCGGGCGTGGGTTTCCCCTGGGGCGAGGGTCTCGGTTTTGGTCTCGGCTTCCGCATCGTCGAGGACCTCGGCGGCAGCGGTCTGCCCGCCAGCCTCGGCAACTACGGCTGGGGCGGCGCCTACCACTCCACCTACTGGATCGATCCGGTGGAGGACCTCGTGCTCGTGTATTTCACCCAAGTGATTCCGGCCGATAATCTCGACGATCACCAAAAGCTGCAGGCCCTCGTCTACTCGGCCTTGGTCGACTGA
- a CDS encoding sensor histidine kinase yields MASDPLAFYRTLSRGFFPRSYSLKFLGIAFLGIHLPLIAFVVYLAASHGWEDALPAIIVVLLATLVGTALTMWSQHRLLAPIRRAHSDLVTYRETRQLPTSPGEFPDEAGQLMRETRESIESLDRLLKLKDQLAAGIAHDFRSPLTSIVAASDYLLEDNPPGTDTGDIVTVMRRSALAQAEHVNRLLAAALADTRGVSFSSESVPLEAVWSEVTATQHLPASQKGIKLTFTPTSAAVLGSAARIVQIINNLVSNAIKACPAGSEVTLTATREDDRVVIRVSDNGPGVEPGKLSDALRRPADQPPAAGELKLGLGLRMVSSLLHLHGSRLDMERPASGGMRFSFKLRPAN; encoded by the coding sequence ATGGCTTCTGATCCACTCGCGTTCTATCGCACGCTCTCCCGCGGCTTCTTTCCGCGGTCCTATTCGCTCAAGTTTCTCGGCATCGCGTTTCTCGGCATTCACCTGCCGCTGATCGCCTTCGTCGTCTACCTCGCCGCCAGCCATGGGTGGGAAGATGCCCTGCCAGCCATCATCGTGGTATTGCTCGCCACCTTGGTCGGCACCGCGCTGACCATGTGGAGCCAGCACCGTCTGCTCGCCCCGATCCGTCGCGCCCACTCTGACCTCGTCACCTATCGCGAAACGCGCCAACTCCCCACCTCCCCCGGCGAGTTTCCCGACGAGGCCGGACAACTCATGCGCGAGACCCGCGAGAGCATCGAGTCCCTCGACCGTTTGCTGAAGCTGAAGGACCAACTCGCCGCCGGCATCGCGCACGACTTCCGCAGCCCCCTCACCAGCATCGTCGCCGCGTCCGACTATCTGCTGGAGGATAACCCGCCTGGCACCGACACCGGCGACATCGTGACCGTGATGCGCCGCTCCGCCCTCGCTCAGGCGGAACACGTCAACCGCTTGCTCGCCGCCGCGCTCGCCGACACGCGCGGCGTCAGCTTCTCCAGCGAGAGTGTCCCTCTCGAGGCCGTCTGGTCCGAGGTCACCGCCACCCAACACCTGCCCGCTTCGCAAAAGGGCATAAAACTTACCTTCACGCCCACCTCTGCCGCCGTGCTCGGTAGCGCTGCCCGCATCGTGCAGATCATCAACAACCTGGTTAGCAACGCCATCAAAGCCTGCCCCGCCGGTTCGGAGGTCACGCTGACCGCGACCCGCGAAGACGACCGCGTCGTGATCCGCGTGAGCGACAACGGCCCCGGCGTGGAGCCGGGCAAACTCTCCGACGCCCTGCGCCGCCCGGCCGATCAGCCACCCGCCGCGGGCGAACTCAAACTCGGTCTCGGCCTGCGAATGGTGTCCAGCCTCCTCCACCTGCACGGCAGCCGTCTGGACATGGAACGCCCCGCCAGTGGCGGCATGCGCTTCTCCTTCAAGCTACGCCCGGCCAACTGA